The Procambarus clarkii isolate CNS0578487 chromosome 39, FALCON_Pclarkii_2.0, whole genome shotgun sequence region tctctccctctcccaggtACACCTCTTCCTCTCCCAGGTACACCTCTTCCTCTCCCAGGTACACCTTTCCCTCTCCCAGGTACACCTCTCCTTCTCCCAGGTACACCTTTCCCTCTCCCAGGTACACCTTTCCCTCTCCCAGGtacacctctccctctcccaggtacacctctccctctcccaggtacatctctccctctcccaggtACACCTCTTCCTCTCCCAGGTACACCTCTTCCTCTCCCAGGTACACCTTTCCCTCTCCCAGGtacacctctccctctcccaggtacacctctccctctcccaggtacatctctccctctcccaggtACACCTCTTCCTCTCCCAGGTACACCTCTTCCTCTCCCAGGTACACCTTTCCCTCTCCCAGGAACACCTTTCCCTCTCCCAGGtacacctctccctctcccaggtacacctctccctctcccaggtacacctctccctctcccaggtacacctctccctctcccaggtacacctctcactctcccaggtacacctctccctctcccaggtacacctctcactctcccaggtacacctctccctctcccaggtacacctctcactctcccaggtacacctctccctctcccaggtacacctctcactctcccaggtacacctctccctctcccaggtacacctctcactctcccaggtacacctctccctctcccaggaACACCTTTCCCTCTCCCAGGTACACCTCTCACTCTCCTAGGtacacctctccctctcccaggtacacctctccctctcccaggtacacctctccctctcccaggtacacctctccctctcctaggtacacctctcactctcccaggtacacctctccctctcccaggtACACCTCTCCCTCTCCGCTGTAACGGAAATATAATATTTAAGCTCATCCTTTAATCATTCTCTACCAAGCACCGGGCGACCTCCAATGACACATTCATTAATTTTAATGTTCAATATATTCAAAATCGTATTTTTTCTCTTATTAATAAATTTTATTGAATATCTGAATTATGTGTGTAATTTGACCGAGATTAGTGTAGGTTAAGCCGTTAGGTAGTGCTCAGAATTGTTTGTGTATGAAGTACGTGCATGAAGCATGA contains the following coding sequences:
- the LOC138372580 gene encoding involucrin-like, which translates into the protein MYLGEGEVYLGEGEVYLGEGKVYLGEEEVYLGEEEVYLGEGEMYLGEGEVYLGEGEVYLGEGKVYLGEGKVYLGEGEVYLGEGKVYLGEEEVYLGEEEVYLGEGEMYLGEGEVYLGEGKVYLGEGKVYLGEGEVYLGEEEVYLGEGEVYLGEGEVYLGEWKLCWRGS